From the Ostrinia nubilalis chromosome 8, ilOstNubi1.1, whole genome shotgun sequence genome, one window contains:
- the LOC135074122 gene encoding putative malate dehydrogenase 1B has product MNMTARIVIAGESQCNVFAEVCLVADYIAQNLPNFCFERIEKAVIEWEQWLCKINQKNKWHHIGSPIVWKELLMKGSKPYYIGGASDFLDYCHSYYQFDLFLSTEKFEGLVHNFSQYEKKLKTDQDVISRRISNAEFVERPPKNNFIVTISCTGFPLAMHLVSGLLDMTVGEKSISKIYIYDSECSEAFMEFVERECSFIGTNHPGKVVKVVEKVGMALTHTDLFIILDHAPLDNDSSLGDWLYANKQIMEDLALVINASACRKMYVLFPNLGPACYNATVLMNSITNIYKKNIVVATSDLGLDISALAAEIAEVPMRNMFCPPVWGFVGINQLVDIKTTVHKYNSFEPYTRYTKVKNSSLIIGCLTPEMRTLEYLMHFDESLWIKVAEQKNKLLEGQIHLNKATAVLNVVKLWLFDTDPQNITSLGILCDGSFGLQFKGAFSQPARLVNGVWTPASDYLLPKDPQIKLPYLEDMAKYVMDLKKGDLPKVIPFYPCCCKPKFFKKKQVW; this is encoded by the exons ATGAATATGACTGCAAGAATTGTAATAGCAGGTGAATCACAGTGTAACGTATTTGCTGAAGTATGTTTAGTTGCCGATTACATTGCACAAAATCTTCCCAATTTTTGTTTTGAAAGAATAGAAAAAGCAGTTATAGAATGGGAG CAATggctatgtaaaataaatcaaaagaaTAAATGGCATCATATAGGATCTCCAATTGTATGGAAAGAGTTACTGATGAAAGGAAGTAAACCCTATTACATTGGAGGGGCTTCGGATTTTTTAGATTATTGCCATTCCTATTATCAATTTGATCTATTCCTTTCAACCGAAAAGTTTGAAGGCTTGGTACATAACTTTTCACAATACGAGAAGAAATTAAAGACAGACCAAGATGTCATAAGTCGCAGGATATCCAATGCAGAATTTGTGGAACGACCccctaaaaataattttattgtaaccaTTTCTTGTACTGGGTTTCCTTTGGCTATGCATTTAGTATCAGGCTTGTTGGATATGACTGTTGGTGAAAAAAGCAtttctaaaatttacatttatgatAGCGAATGTTCTGAAGCTTTTATGGAGTTTGTGGAACGCGAATGTAGCTTCATTGGCACTAACCATCCAGGAAAAGTTGTAAAAGTCGTGGAAAAAGTTGGGATGGCACTTACTCATACTGATTTATTCATTATTCTTGATCATGCACCATTAGa taaTGATTCTTCGTTGGGAGATTGGTTATATGCTAATAAACAAATTATGGAAGATCTAGCTCTAGTAATAAATGCTTCTGCTTGTCGTAAAATGTATGTTCTGTTTCCCAATCTCGGCCCAGCTTGCTACAATGCTACTGTCCTTATGAAttcaattacaaatatttataagaaAAACATAGTCGTTGCTACTTCCGACCTTGGCTTAGATATTTCAGCATTAGCCGCAGAAATTGCAGAAGTACCCATGAGAAACATGTTTTGCCCTCCAGTATGGGGATTTGTGGGAATTAATCAATTAGTAGATATCAAGACAACAGTCCATAAATATAACTCTTTTGAACCTTACACTCGATACACTAAAGTGAAAAACTCTTCGCTAATAATTGGCTGTTTGACACCTGAAATGCGAACTTTGGAATATTTGATGCATTTTGATGAATCTTTGTGGATCAAAGTAGCAGAGCAAAAG AATAAACTTTTAGAAGGGCAGATTCATTTGAATAAAGCTACAGCCGTGTTGAATGTTGTTAAGCTTTGGCTTTTTGATACAGACCCTCAAAATATTACTAGTTTAGGGATTCTATGTGATG GATCGTTTGGATTACAGTTCAAGGGTGCATTTTCACAACCAGCTAGATTAGTCAATGGAGTTTGGACACCCGCAAGTgattatttattaccaaaagACCCTCAAATAAAGTTACCGTATTTAGAAGACATGGCAAAGTATGTAATGGATCTCAAAAAAGGCGATTTACCAAAAGTAATTCCATTCTATCCGTGCTGTTGTAAACCAAAATTCTTTAAAAAGAAACAGGTGTGGTAG
- the LOC135073763 gene encoding THAP domain-containing protein 5-like, whose product MESRNNKKCVICNKRRSRGGSPLLLSRFPLDSDRCRMWVKNAGIEDLAYVPIEKLHQLKFVCGGHFTPESFNAKGTRLKNSAIPTLELSNPILPDEVLTEFPLHVKDSNKENLKTVLYDHSYCIPKKSNPVERVPLTTTTKQLNSTCLGAVDIPDSGISAKTTFEPLPSTSNAPEHMTYKPITHDDKNICHQDAQAEILVHSYKRPKKNIEMKDTSSTFTIKEKRLWRQLQNAKKNNKEYSEGSCRRTQQKFFKY is encoded by the exons atggagagtagaaacaacaagaagtgcgttatttgtaataagaggcgaagtcgtggtggatcacccttacttttgagtaggtttcctctggattctgaccg ttgtcgaatgtgggttaaaaatgctggcatagaagacttagcatatgtacctattgaaaagttacaccaacttaagtttgtttgtggtgggcacttcactcctgaatccttcaatgccaaaggaactcggctgaagaactcagctattccaacactggaattgagcaatcccatcttgccagatgaagttttgacagagtttcctcttcatgtaaaagactccaataaagaaaacctcaagacag ttctttatgatcattcatattgcattccaaagaagtcaaatccagttgaacgag ttccccttacaactacaaccaaacaactaaattcaacatgtttgggagctgtggatataccagattctggtatttctgcgaaaacaacttttgaacctcttccttctacttccaatgcaccagaacatatgacctataaacccattactcatg atgataaaaacatttgccatcaagatgcacaggcagaaatattagtccacagttataaaagacctaagaaaaacattgaaatgaaag acacttcatcaacatttacaattaaagagaagaggctttggcgacagttacaaaatgcaaaaaaaaacaataaggaatatagcgaaggtagttgcagaagaacacaacagaaattttttaaatattaa
- the LOC135073765 gene encoding ribonuclease P protein subunit p30, which translates to MANRNWGFCDLSLDKSFDLSKLHVMEKFGYNTIAINTVVEEASEEPKKKKKKGEVKEKKDFIPAPIEIPKEITDKTKLNILQRITIHFSDSGIAHKINNSENIKKYDIVAVVPKTLQAFQYASGTMDVDIITFEPESRISFKVSRKLYRQAGERDVFFELMYSPAIRDTTCRKNIISTAHIYHAVGKSKNIIITSAAENDMHVRDVHDVINLGFILGLNSNESLEAVRNNTRRLIIKAEGRRCGKHYMTVTTLSETNNQSIDQV; encoded by the coding sequence ATGGCTAATCGAAATTGGGGGTTTTGCGACTTATCACTCGACAAAAGCTTTGACCTATCAAAGCTACATGTAATGGAAAAATTTGGGTACAATACTATCGCCATCAATACAGTAGTAGAGGAAGCAAGTGAAGAGcccaaaaagaagaaaaagaagggTGAAGTGAAAGAGAAAAAAGATTTTATACCTGCACCAATAGAAATACCCAAGGAAATAACTGATAAGACTAAACTCAATATTCTACAAAGAATCACAATACACTTTTCAGATTCAGGTATcgcacacaaaataaataattcagaaaatatCAAGAAGTATGATATTGTGGCAGTAGTTCCCAAAACTTTGCAAGCATTCCAATATGCGTCTGGAACCATGGATGTAGATATAATAACGTTTGAACCTGAATCACGGATCTCCTTCAAAGTGAGCAGAAAGCTGTACAGACAAGCTGGGGAAAGGGACGTGTTCTTTGAATTAATGTATTCGCCTGCCATAAGAGACACTACTTGTAGGAAAAATATTATAAGCACAGCTCACATCTATCACGCGGTTGGGAAatctaaaaacataattattaccaGTGCTGCTGAAAATGACATGCATGTCAGGGATGTACATGATGTTATAAACCTGGGTTTCATTTTAGGACTTAACAGTAATGAGAGTTTAGAAGCAGTCAGAAATAACACTAGAAGACTTATTATAAAGGCAGAAGGCAGAAGATGCGGTAAACACTACATGACTGTAACCACTCTGAGTGAAACTAACAATCAAAGTATAGATCAAGTttaa